The Mesomycoplasma flocculare ATCC 27399 genome includes a window with the following:
- the rpsK gene encoding 30S ribosomal protein S11, which yields MATNIKKVKKVRPKNITVGIAHIHSSHQNTIISFTDKQGNVISWASSGSIGFKGTKKKTAYAATLATAAAAQKAREHGMREVVVELKGTGQGKEAARKQIITSGINILLTKDVTPIPHNGTRPPRKWFKRQEKR from the coding sequence ATGGCAACTAATATAAAAAAAGTTAAAAAAGTTCGGCCAAAAAATATTACCGTCGGAATCGCTCATATTCATTCTTCGCACCAAAATACAATTATTTCTTTTACAGACAAACAAGGTAATGTAATTTCTTGAGCCTCATCTGGTTCAATTGGATTTAAGGGCACAAAGAAAAAAACTGCCTATGCGGCGACACTAGCTACTGCGGCAGCTGCGCAAAAAGCGCGCGAGCACGGAATGCGTGAGGTAGTTGTCGAGCTAAAAGGAACAGGACAAGGAAAAGAGGCTGCCCGTAAGCAAATTATTACTTCCGGAATTAACATTTTACTAACAAAAGATGTTACCCCGATTCCCCATAATGGAACTAGACCGCCGCGAAAATGATTTAAACGTCAGGAAAAAAGGTAG
- the rpsM gene encoding 30S ribosomal protein S13, whose amino-acid sequence MARVLNVEIPNHKRVVIALRSIYGIGKSLATEIVGKTAKLQAEKFGKKYPILTLNTKVKEINEEVLQIIRDVAKIYKTEGDLHREVQSNIKRLIEIKCYRGIRHRKGLPVRGQVTQKNARTRKGPRKTIMAKKEKGK is encoded by the coding sequence ATGGCACGTGTTCTTAATGTTGAAATTCCTAATCACAAAAGAGTTGTAATTGCTCTTAGAAGTATTTATGGAATTGGAAAATCACTAGCAACAGAAATTGTTGGAAAAACTGCTAAATTACAGGCAGAAAAATTTGGAAAAAAATATCCAATTTTAACCCTTAATACAAAGGTAAAAGAAATTAATGAAGAAGTTTTGCAAATTATTCGTGATGTTGCAAAAATTTACAAAACTGAAGGTGATTTGCACCGAGAAGTGCAATCAAATATTAAAAGATTAATCGAAATAAAATGTTATCGCGGAATTCGTCATCGAAAAGGACTGCCGGTTCGAGGTCAAGTAACACAAAAAAATGCACGTACTCGTAAAGGACCACGAAAAACAATTATGGCAAAAAAGGAGAAAGGTAAATAA
- the rpmJ gene encoding 50S ribosomal protein L36 — protein sequence MKVRASIKKICKDCKIIKRRSINRVICQLKKHKQRQG from the coding sequence ATGAAAGTTCGAGCAAGTATTAAAAAAATCTGCAAAGATTGCAAAATTATTAAGCGCCGTTCAATTAACCGCGTTATTTGCCAACTAAAAAAACATAAGCAAAGGCAAGGCTAA
- the infA gene encoding translation initiation factor IF-1: MTKSSKEQKLVFSGKITHVFNAQEYEVTLENGVKLNCHIAGKMKLYHIKIILGDSVRVEMSPYDLSKGRIVYRYK; encoded by the coding sequence ATGACAAAATCATCAAAAGAACAAAAACTTGTATTTTCAGGAAAAATAACCCACGTTTTTAATGCTCAAGAATATGAAGTAACCCTTGAAAATGGCGTTAAATTAAACTGTCATATTGCCGGAAAAATGAAATTATACCATATTAAAATCATTTTAGGTGATAGTGTCCGCGTGGAAATGTCCCCTTATGATCTTTCAAAAGGAAGAATTGTTTACCGCTATAAGTAA
- the map gene encoding type I methionyl aminopeptidase, which yields MAIIKSEFEISEMKIAGKILAEVKARVYDFVRPGISLKEVDRIAFQEIKKKNAKPAFLNYHGFPATICTSVNEVLIHGIPSDYILQHNDLVSIDLGLSYNGFFVDSAFSKSLGENSENQKLINCAKQAFFAGFNAIKPGATTGDIGFAIANVIKSYGFFTPLEFSGHGIGKQLHENPNIYNFGKPKKGIRLKNNMVICIEPMILQTSAKVEILKDGWTVKAKDGKKTSHYEETVLIHNGKGIILTEMDQN from the coding sequence ATGGCTATAATTAAGTCAGAATTTGAAATAAGCGAAATGAAAATTGCAGGGAAAATCCTGGCAGAAGTCAAAGCAAGAGTTTATGATTTTGTAAGACCAGGTATCTCTTTAAAAGAAGTCGATAGAATTGCTTTTCAAGAGATTAAAAAGAAAAATGCAAAACCTGCTTTTCTAAATTATCACGGTTTTCCTGCTACAATTTGTACAAGCGTTAATGAAGTTTTGATCCATGGAATTCCAAGTGATTATATCCTTCAGCATAATGACTTAGTTTCAATTGACTTAGGGCTTTCTTATAACGGGTTTTTCGTTGATAGTGCTTTTTCGAAATCACTTGGCGAAAATTCAGAAAATCAGAAGCTAATTAATTGCGCAAAGCAAGCTTTTTTTGCTGGTTTTAATGCAATTAAGCCAGGGGCAACAACCGGAGATATCGGTTTTGCAATTGCGAATGTAATAAAATCATATGGATTTTTTACTCCTTTAGAATTTTCAGGTCATGGTATTGGCAAACAATTACACGAAAATCCAAATATTTACAATTTTGGCAAGCCCAAAAAAGGAATCAGGCTAAAAAATAATATGGTAATTTGTATCGAACCAATGATTTTGCAAACATCAGCAAAAGTTGAAATTTTAAAAGATGGCTGAACTGTAAAAGCAAAAGATGGCAAGAAAACTTCCCATTATGAAGAGACAGTTTTAATTCATAATGGCAAAGGAATAATTCTAACAGAAATGGATCAAAATTAA
- a CDS encoding adenylate kinase family protein, with translation MISEKRILFIGAPGSGKGSLSKILVDKYKLVHISTGELFRLKIKEDQKLAKKIQSYVSSGGYVPDKITNKIVADFISKLPKNRGYILDGYPRTIEQLNFMNENGIEVDLVFYLKIRTDTIINRLRQRLFCQECQKPYNLLLAKPKIAGKCDLDNNDLITRNDDRPEIISVRIEKFNLSIAPIVQHYENINKIHYLDTENPLEKIIEEIEKWL, from the coding sequence ATGATAAGTGAAAAAAGAATTCTTTTCATTGGCGCGCCCGGATCAGGTAAAGGAAGTCTTTCGAAAATTTTAGTGGATAAATATAAATTAGTCCATATTTCTACAGGCGAGCTTTTCCGATTAAAAATTAAAGAAGATCAAAAACTAGCAAAAAAAATTCAGAGCTATGTAAGTTCTGGCGGTTATGTTCCAGATAAGATAACAAATAAAATAGTTGCTGATTTTATAAGCAAGTTACCAAAAAATCGAGGTTATATTCTCGATGGCTATCCAAGAACAATTGAACAGTTAAATTTTATGAACGAAAACGGAATTGAAGTTGATCTTGTTTTTTATCTAAAAATTAGGACCGATACAATTATTAATCGTCTCCGCCAACGACTTTTTTGTCAGGAATGCCAAAAACCATATAATTTATTGTTAGCTAAACCAAAAATTGCTGGTAAATGTGACCTTGATAATAACGATTTAATTACTCGGAACGATGATCGCCCTGAAATTATTAGTGTTAGAATAGAAAAATTCAATCTTTCAATCGCTCCAATAGTTCAACATTATGAAAATATCAACAAAATTCACTATTTAGATACCGAAAACCCTCTTGAAAAAATTATCGAAGAAATCGAAAAATGGCTATAA
- the secY gene encoding preprotein translocase subunit SecY: MLKFLGKIWENITSAYVILKNRVYFAFKEQILTRKLIFTIFLLVIFIVCGTITIPGLKLLQFQLDANSFLGIINTVGGGGLLNFSVVALGISPFITASLFMLIAQTKLFPPIHRLSQSGPAGRRKINIITRFLTLVIAFVQAIVLIRTVILNSDFGFVRLEINTQVFIWLVLPLILVAGSLFSLFLAEQITEKGVGNGTSLLIFSGIIVGIPRRFKHAFEYLVDLSSPSSLITQVLSFLLYIFAFLLVLLISVYVYLAERKIPIQQTGSGMSKNVKEISVLPLKLNPAGIMPVIFALIVVSLPTLFSGFLDRNTSPTRNWIDNNMQIYHPFGLIIFIVFNITFSIIMSLQQSRIDKITQDFAKNSTFIPGIRPGEQTEDYLIGVVLRLSIFSAIYLTFFGILQPVEIMLGIPSAITFSGISIIILATTTLETISQIKARYDAQKVLKQSKKIRKSLTLKLNSSSQNSNQDLLW; this comes from the coding sequence GTGTTGAAATTTTTGGGTAAAATTTGAGAAAATATAACTTCTGCCTACGTAATTCTAAAGAATCGTGTATACTTTGCTTTTAAAGAACAAATTTTAACTCGAAAATTAATTTTTACAATTTTTTTACTTGTTATTTTTATTGTTTGTGGCACAATTACAATCCCCGGATTAAAACTATTACAATTCCAGTTGGATGCAAATTCATTTTTAGGAATTATTAATACCGTCGGCGGCGGCGGATTACTCAATTTTTCAGTGGTTGCACTCGGAATTAGTCCGTTTATTACTGCTTCCTTATTTATGTTAATAGCGCAAACGAAGTTATTCCCACCAATTCATCGGCTTTCACAATCAGGTCCAGCAGGTAGACGAAAAATTAATATAATAACTAGATTTTTGACTTTGGTAATTGCCTTTGTTCAAGCAATCGTGTTAATCCGTACGGTAATTTTGAATAGTGATTTTGGTTTTGTGCGTTTAGAAATCAATACACAAGTTTTTATTTGATTAGTTTTGCCGTTGATATTGGTGGCTGGTTCGCTTTTTTCACTGTTTTTAGCTGAGCAAATCACCGAAAAAGGCGTTGGTAATGGAACTTCACTTTTAATTTTTTCCGGAATTATTGTTGGTATTCCCCGTCGTTTTAAGCATGCCTTTGAATATCTTGTTGATCTTAGTTCCCCTTCTTCATTAATTACTCAAGTTCTAAGTTTTCTTCTTTATATTTTTGCTTTTTTACTTGTTTTGTTAATTTCGGTTTATGTTTATTTAGCAGAACGAAAAATACCAATCCAGCAAACCGGATCAGGAATGTCAAAAAATGTTAAGGAGATTTCTGTTTTACCATTAAAGTTAAACCCTGCCGGAATTATGCCTGTGATTTTTGCTTTAATTGTTGTTTCTTTGCCTACGCTTTTTAGCGGTTTTCTTGACCGAAATACCTCGCCAACCCGTAATTGAATTGATAATAACATGCAAATTTATCACCCGTTTGGTTTAATTATTTTTATTGTTTTTAACATCACTTTTAGTATCATAATGTCATTACAGCAATCCCGAATTGATAAAATCACTCAGGATTTTGCAAAAAATTCCACTTTTATTCCAGGGATTCGCCCAGGGGAACAAACCGAAGATTATTTAATCGGAGTTGTTTTAAGGCTTTCAATATTTAGCGCGATTTATCTTACTTTTTTTGGAATCCTCCAACCAGTTGAGATTATGTTAGGGATACCTTCGGCAATCACTTTTTCTGGAATTTCGATAATAATTTTAGCAACAACAACACTTGAGACAATTTCGCAAATTAAAGCCCGTTATGATGCTCAAAAAGTTCTAAAACAAAGTAAAAAAATCCGTAAAAGTCTTACATTAAAACTAAACTCCAGTTCGCAAAATTCAAATCAGGATCTTTTATGGTAA
- the rplO gene encoding 50S ribosomal protein L15: MSIRLENLIYTPGSRKEKHRKGRGHAAGKGKQAGRGQSGQKKRSTVRLGFEGGQNPWFRRVPKIGFYNFNAKKFEIFNLSDLESRYQDGDKISLESLYLKGILKKRNLPAKLLAKGELTKKLTITTNAYSAAAHEKITKLGGKIEVR, encoded by the coding sequence ATGTCAATTAGGCTTGAAAATCTTATTTATACCCCTGGTTCTAGAAAAGAAAAACATCGCAAAGGACGTGGCCATGCTGCTGGAAAAGGAAAACAAGCAGGTCGTGGACAATCGGGACAAAAAAAACGGTCAACTGTTCGCCTGGGTTTTGAAGGCGGGCAAAATCCTTGGTTTCGTCGTGTGCCAAAAATTGGATTTTATAATTTTAATGCAAAAAAATTTGAAATTTTCAACCTTTCTGACCTTGAAAGTCGTTATCAAGATGGTGATAAAATTAGTTTGGAATCCTTATATCTTAAAGGGATTCTTAAAAAAAGAAATCTTCCAGCCAAACTGCTTGCAAAAGGCGAACTAACAAAAAAATTAACAATCACAACAAACGCTTATTCTGCTGCTGCGCATGAAAAAATTACGAAATTAGGTGGCAAAATCGAGGTTCGCTAG
- the rpsE gene encoding 30S ribosomal protein S5 has protein sequence MDNNLEKNLAKSEQKSNIKQDAIVGITENSNTIDLNILTKNTNTKLTGQIPTEIKNESGALIKKIKVNQEHFESSKEQKRTQRPRPQRQKNKDKNFKPEFEDRVVSIARVTKVVKGGRRFSFSAFAVVGNKKGKVGFGHGKANEVQDSIRKAIKDAQNRLVSVPIYRRSTVPHEISAKYSASKILIKPAPRGKGIVASNTVRAVVELAGYTDIYTKTYGSRTKINVVRATLKALLGLKTLNQVAELRDLSPQQAHALKN, from the coding sequence ATGGATAATAATCTTGAAAAAAACCTAGCAAAAAGTGAGCAGAAATCTAATATAAAACAAGACGCAATAGTTGGAATAACCGAGAATTCAAACACTATTGATCTTAATATTTTAACTAAAAACACTAACACAAAACTAACGGGGCAAATCCCAACAGAAATAAAAAACGAATCCGGAGCCCTTATTAAAAAAATAAAAGTAAATCAAGAGCATTTTGAATCTTCAAAAGAGCAAAAACGAACCCAACGACCTCGGCCACAAAGGCAAAAAAATAAAGACAAAAATTTCAAACCTGAATTCGAAGATAGGGTAGTTTCAATTGCGCGAGTTACAAAAGTTGTAAAAGGTGGCCGTCGTTTTTCTTTTAGCGCTTTTGCTGTTGTTGGGAATAAAAAAGGTAAAGTCGGTTTTGGTCATGGCAAGGCGAATGAAGTTCAAGACTCGATCCGCAAAGCAATAAAAGACGCACAAAACCGACTTGTAAGTGTGCCTATTTATCGCAGATCCACTGTCCCTCACGAAATTAGCGCAAAATATTCAGCATCAAAAATTCTGATAAAACCAGCGCCAAGAGGTAAGGGGATTGTTGCCTCCAATACTGTGCGCGCCGTTGTTGAGCTTGCAGGATATACTGATATTTATACAAAAACTTATGGTTCACGAACAAAAATTAACGTGGTAAGAGCCACTCTAAAAGCGCTTTTAGGACTTAAAACACTTAATCAGGTAGCCGAATTACGTGATTTAAGTCCACAACAAGCCCACGCGCTAAAAAACTAA